In one Desulfonatronum sp. SC1 genomic region, the following are encoded:
- a CDS encoding PilZ domain-containing protein, whose amino-acid sequence MSEQKRTYSRVETFFPGRLRILTPGEENAAYQGCFGCDAAQSAALRPKGANMPDALLDFLETVNSKLDMLLSLANREHLESTFPVGVNIVEISGAGLIFTADREFALDDRLELVLFLSQFPLQTAGAMGRIHRRDDRAGKSAWAVDFTSIREQDREAIVRFVFQQQREHIRESKQWN is encoded by the coding sequence ATGAGCGAGCAAAAACGGACATATTCCAGAGTGGAGACCTTTTTTCCCGGGCGGCTGCGGATTCTAACTCCAGGAGAGGAAAACGCCGCCTACCAGGGGTGTTTCGGCTGCGACGCGGCCCAGAGCGCGGCGTTGCGGCCCAAGGGCGCGAACATGCCGGACGCCCTGCTGGACTTTCTGGAAACCGTCAACTCCAAGCTGGACATGCTGCTCAGTCTGGCCAATCGGGAGCACCTGGAAAGCACATTCCCAGTGGGCGTGAACATTGTGGAAATCAGCGGAGCGGGGCTGATTTTCACCGCGGACCGGGAGTTTGCCCTGGACGACAGGTTGGAACTGGTGCTCTTTCTGAGCCAGTTTCCGTTACAGACGGCCGGAGCCATGGGCCGGATCCACCGCCGTGACGACCGGGCCGGAAAGTCGGCCTGGGCCGTGGACTTCACCTCCATTCGCGAACAGGATCGCGAGGCCATAGTCCGGTTCGTGTTTCAACAGCAACGGGAGCACATCCGGGAGAGCAAGCAATGGAACTGA
- a CDS encoding MTH1187 family thiamine-binding protein — MARVNTDDAMNVLAELSIFPMDKGDSLAPYVARAVTIIQQSGLAYTFGPMSTVIEGRWDQVMDVVGRCQADLAADCDRILVYLRLDCRRGREDAIGSKVRSVEAELAGT; from the coding sequence TTGGCGCGGGTAAACACGGACGACGCGATGAACGTTTTGGCGGAATTATCCATTTTTCCCATGGACAAGGGCGATAGTCTGGCGCCCTACGTGGCCCGAGCCGTAACCATTATCCAGCAAAGCGGGCTGGCCTATACGTTCGGTCCCATGAGCACGGTGATCGAGGGCCGCTGGGACCAGGTGATGGACGTGGTGGGGCGTTGTCAGGCGGATCTGGCGGCGGACTGCGACCGGATTCTGGTTTATCTGCGCCTGGATTGTCGGCGGGGCCGGGAGGACGCCATTGGGTCCAAGGTTCGCTCCGTGGAGGCTGAGCTCGCCGGAACGTGA
- a CDS encoding SLC13 family permease, with the protein MNVIPFIVQQSELDTMTLDQLTIIAVLVAAMGMFIWGRWRHDMVAAGALLACVFMGLVPGAEAFSGFGHPAVITVVCVLVLSHGLQVSGAVDELARRVLPSSAGRTGSIASLTGLGALLSGFMNNVGAMALLMPVAVKVSGKLGLTPGKVLMPLAFGSILGGTITLIGTPPNLIVSGFRAEAGLGGFGMFDFTPVGLAVTVAGLAFISLVGWRLVPGRKQSDTDDFDTAVYTTEVRITEDSKAVGKRLRDVERTLDEADAVIVGLVRSGFRLSAPYPGRILRDGDILMIQAEPKSLASVLSGLGLKLEENVPPPSSQKQEPEQGGKDDHSGDATKPEGEASKKKGEQEDEGKSRSSEIIVQELVAMPSAILIGRSARDLELRTRFGINLLAISREGHRSIKRLRSTPIQAGDVLLLQGSPEALSGFASEFGCVPLAVRDVRVPAKGQAMKASLIMISAVAATALGLVPVAVAFAAGVLAMMALRVVSPRSVYQAVDWPVIVLLGAMLPVAGAMASTGAADLIARFLLDTVAQGHAVLGLAVILIATMLITDFMNNAATAAVMCPIALSTASQLGVNPDSFLMAVAIGASCAFLTPIGHQNNTLILGPGGFHFGDYWRMGLPTDILVVAVALPMLLWVWPL; encoded by the coding sequence ATGAACGTCATCCCCTTTATCGTCCAACAAAGCGAGCTGGACACCATGACACTGGACCAACTGACGATCATCGCCGTTCTCGTGGCCGCCATGGGCATGTTCATTTGGGGCAGATGGCGACACGACATGGTGGCCGCGGGAGCGTTGCTGGCCTGTGTCTTCATGGGGTTGGTGCCCGGGGCGGAGGCGTTCTCCGGCTTTGGCCATCCAGCCGTGATCACCGTGGTCTGCGTTCTCGTGCTCAGTCACGGTCTGCAGGTTTCCGGAGCCGTGGACGAGCTGGCCAGGCGGGTCCTGCCGTCCTCCGCCGGCCGGACCGGAAGCATCGCTTCCCTGACCGGGCTCGGAGCCTTGCTTTCCGGATTCATGAACAATGTCGGGGCTATGGCTTTGCTGATGCCGGTGGCGGTCAAGGTGTCGGGCAAGTTGGGGCTGACTCCGGGCAAGGTCTTGATGCCTCTAGCCTTCGGCTCGATCCTGGGCGGCACCATCACCTTGATCGGCACCCCGCCGAACCTGATCGTCTCCGGGTTCCGGGCCGAGGCTGGATTGGGCGGCTTCGGCATGTTCGACTTCACTCCGGTGGGGCTTGCCGTGACCGTCGCTGGTCTGGCCTTCATTTCTCTAGTTGGCTGGCGGTTGGTCCCTGGGCGTAAGCAGTCGGACACGGACGATTTCGATACCGCCGTCTACACCACGGAAGTGCGCATCACCGAGGACAGCAAGGCCGTCGGAAAACGGCTACGAGACGTGGAGCGAACCCTGGACGAGGCCGATGCCGTGATCGTGGGCTTGGTCCGAAGCGGGTTCCGGCTGTCCGCGCCGTATCCGGGACGGATCTTGCGGGATGGCGACATTCTCATGATTCAGGCCGAACCCAAATCCCTGGCTTCCGTGCTGTCCGGGTTGGGATTGAAACTGGAAGAAAACGTGCCGCCCCCATCAAGTCAAAAGCAGGAGCCGGAGCAAGGCGGGAAGGACGACCATTCAGGCGATGCAACGAAGCCGGAGGGGGAGGCGTCCAAGAAAAAAGGCGAACAAGAGGATGAAGGGAAATCCAGGTCCAGCGAGATCATCGTCCAGGAACTGGTGGCCATGCCCAGCGCGATCTTGATCGGCCGCTCGGCAAGGGATTTGGAACTGCGCACTCGCTTTGGCATCAATCTGTTGGCCATTTCCCGTGAAGGGCACCGATCCATCAAACGGCTGCGTTCAACGCCGATCCAGGCTGGAGACGTGTTGCTGCTGCAAGGGTCGCCGGAAGCGCTGTCCGGTTTCGCCTCGGAGTTCGGCTGCGTGCCTTTGGCGGTGCGGGACGTGCGGGTTCCGGCGAAAGGCCAGGCCATGAAAGCGTCCTTGATCATGATCAGCGCGGTGGCCGCCACGGCCCTGGGATTGGTTCCGGTAGCCGTGGCCTTTGCCGCCGGGGTGCTGGCGATGATGGCCCTGCGGGTCGTCTCGCCGCGCTCTGTTTACCAAGCCGTGGATTGGCCCGTGATCGTTCTCCTGGGAGCCATGCTGCCGGTGGCCGGGGCCATGGCTTCCACCGGAGCGGCGGACCTGATCGCCCGGTTTCTTTTGGACACGGTGGCCCAGGGGCACGCCGTGCTCGGTTTGGCGGTGATCCTGATTGCGACCATGCTCATTACCGATTTCATGAACAACGCGGCCACCGCCGCGGTGATGTGCCCCATCGCGCTGAGCACCGCGTCTCAATTGGGAGTCAACCCGGACTCCTTTCTGATGGCCGTGGCCATCGGGGCGTCCTGCGCCTTCCTGACGCCCATCGGCCACCAGAACAACACGTTGATCCTTGGACCGGGCGGGTTCCACTTCGGGGACTATTGGCGCATGGGCCTGCCCACGGACATCCTGGTCGTTGCCGTGGCGTTGCCTATGCTACTTTGGGTCTGGCCGCTGTAG
- the gcvPB gene encoding aminomethyl-transferring glycine dehydrogenase subunit GcvPB, with amino-acid sequence MKTIFEQSVSGRPGVGLRELKKDLTGLIPQELARDGLPCLPQVGELDVVRHFTRLSRLNFGVDSHFYPLGSCTMKYNPKFMEQAAALPGFSRLHPLVPQFRGAGHFAQGALEVIFETERLLCEITGMAGFTVHPMAGSHGELAGAMIIAAYHKDKGRKRTKVVVPDSAHGTNPASAAIAGFDVISLESKDGIVDPQALEAVLSEDVAAVMMTCPNTLGLFEQHLPRIVELVRSVDALLYYDGANLNAILGKMRVGDAGFDVVHLNLHKTFGTPHGGGGPGSGPVGVCERLVDFLPISRVVKLEDGQFFLDYDYPKSIGYVAPFYGNFGVYLKAYAYILRLGREGLIRVSENAVLAANYLRKRLEEHLEIPYNRICMHEFVASAVRQAAKGVRALDIAKALLDKGYHAPTVYFPLIVKEALMFEPTETESLDTLDQFVDDLIAILEQADQDPAAIQSAPRHTPVSRLDEVKAARNLELTDNCGL; translated from the coding sequence ATGAAGACCATATTCGAGCAATCCGTTTCCGGACGCCCCGGCGTCGGGCTGCGGGAATTGAAGAAGGACTTGACCGGCTTGATCCCCCAGGAACTGGCCCGGGACGGACTACCCTGCCTGCCCCAGGTGGGCGAACTGGACGTGGTGCGCCACTTCACGCGGCTTTCCCGGCTCAACTTCGGCGTGGACAGCCACTTCTACCCCCTGGGCTCCTGCACCATGAAATACAACCCCAAATTCATGGAACAGGCCGCGGCCTTGCCGGGCTTCAGCCGCCTGCACCCGCTGGTGCCCCAATTCCGTGGGGCGGGCCATTTCGCCCAGGGCGCACTGGAGGTGATTTTTGAGACCGAACGGCTGCTGTGCGAAATCACGGGCATGGCCGGATTCACGGTCCACCCCATGGCCGGGTCCCACGGCGAATTGGCCGGAGCGATGATCATCGCCGCCTACCACAAGGACAAGGGCCGCAAGCGGACCAAGGTCGTGGTGCCGGACTCGGCCCACGGCACCAACCCGGCCTCCGCGGCCATTGCCGGCTTTGACGTGATCAGCCTGGAGTCCAAGGACGGGATAGTCGATCCCCAGGCCCTGGAAGCCGTGCTCAGCGAGGACGTGGCCGCGGTGATGATGACCTGCCCCAACACCCTGGGCCTGTTCGAGCAGCATCTGCCACGGATCGTGGAACTGGTCCGCTCCGTGGACGCCCTGCTCTACTACGACGGCGCGAACCTGAACGCCATTCTGGGCAAGATGCGCGTAGGCGATGCGGGCTTCGACGTGGTCCACCTGAACCTGCACAAAACCTTCGGCACCCCGCACGGCGGCGGCGGCCCTGGCTCCGGGCCGGTGGGCGTGTGTGAGCGGCTGGTGGATTTTCTGCCGATTTCCCGGGTGGTCAAGCTGGAGGACGGTCAGTTCTTTCTGGACTACGACTATCCCAAGTCCATCGGCTACGTGGCCCCGTTCTACGGCAACTTCGGCGTCTACCTGAAGGCCTATGCCTACATTCTGCGCCTGGGCCGGGAGGGACTGATCCGGGTCTCGGAAAACGCGGTCCTCGCGGCCAACTACCTGCGCAAGCGCCTCGAGGAGCATTTGGAAATCCCGTACAACCGGATCTGTATGCACGAATTCGTGGCCTCGGCCGTACGCCAGGCGGCCAAAGGCGTCCGGGCCCTGGACATTGCCAAGGCCCTGCTGGACAAGGGATACCATGCCCCCACGGTCTATTTCCCGTTGATCGTCAAGGAAGCCCTGATGTTCGAGCCCACGGAAACCGAATCCCTGGACACTCTGGATCAATTCGTGGACGACCTGATCGCCATCCTGGAACAGGCCGACCAGGACCCCGCTGCCATCCAATCCGCGCCCCGGCACACCCCGGTCAGCCGCCTGGACGAGGTCAAGGCGGCCCGCAACCTGGAACTGACGGACAACTGCGGGCTTTGA
- the gcvPA gene encoding aminomethyl-transferring glycine dehydrogenase subunit GcvPA, which yields MPYIPHTPNEQRRMLDVVGIPDMDALFAEIPKTLRPKSFDLPEGLGEHEVMRHLETLADKNNTRLVGFLGAGFYDHAIPAAVDFLTSRGEFATAYTPYQPEASQGSLQAIFEYQTAVCRLLDMEYANASVYDGGTALYEAMMMAVRHTKRRKIVVDECVNPIYRRMLDCYTSNLHLEMIVVAHREGGSDLKALSAAVDTDTAAIIVQNPNFFGVLEDFTGLFTHARSQGALNIISVYPLMQAVLKTPGAMGADIATAEGQSLGLPLSFGGPYLGMMACAKALIRQMPGRIVGRTTDAQGRTGYVLTLQAREQHIRRQKATSNICSNQALCALRAIVFLCLMGPRGLANTATHCSELAHYAARRLLKLPGAKLLSQRPFANEFALVLPKPAYHVMDRLTRRGFLPGFPLGRYYPGLENVLLIACTEKNTREDIGILKELLGGAL from the coding sequence ATGCCCTACATTCCCCACACCCCGAACGAACAGCGCCGCATGCTGGACGTCGTCGGCATCCCCGACATGGACGCCCTGTTCGCGGAGATCCCCAAAACCCTGCGGCCCAAAAGCTTCGACCTGCCCGAAGGCCTCGGCGAGCACGAAGTCATGCGGCACCTGGAAACCCTGGCGGACAAAAACAACACCCGACTGGTGGGATTTCTGGGCGCGGGATTTTACGACCACGCCATTCCCGCGGCGGTGGACTTCCTGACTTCCCGCGGCGAATTCGCCACGGCCTACACTCCCTACCAGCCGGAGGCCTCTCAAGGGTCGCTCCAGGCCATTTTTGAGTACCAGACCGCGGTCTGCCGCCTCCTGGACATGGAGTACGCCAACGCTTCGGTCTACGACGGGGGGACGGCCCTGTACGAGGCCATGATGATGGCCGTGCGCCATACCAAGCGCCGCAAGATCGTGGTGGACGAGTGTGTCAACCCCATCTACCGCAGGATGTTGGATTGCTACACGTCCAATCTGCACCTGGAAATGATCGTGGTCGCCCACCGGGAAGGCGGTTCGGACCTGAAAGCCTTGTCCGCGGCGGTGGATACCGATACCGCGGCGATCATCGTCCAGAATCCCAACTTCTTCGGCGTCCTGGAGGACTTCACCGGCCTGTTCACCCATGCCCGATCCCAAGGCGCCCTGAACATCATCTCGGTCTACCCGCTGATGCAGGCCGTCCTGAAGACGCCCGGGGCCATGGGCGCGGACATTGCAACGGCCGAGGGACAGAGCCTGGGCCTGCCCCTGAGTTTCGGCGGGCCGTATCTGGGCATGATGGCCTGCGCCAAGGCCCTGATCCGCCAGATGCCCGGCCGGATCGTCGGGCGGACCACCGACGCCCAAGGCCGAACCGGCTACGTCCTGACCCTCCAGGCACGGGAACAGCATATCCGCCGCCAAAAAGCCACCTCCAACATCTGCTCCAACCAGGCCCTCTGCGCCCTGCGCGCCATCGTCTTCCTCTGCCTGATGGGCCCCCGAGGGTTGGCCAACACTGCCACGCACTGCTCCGAACTGGCCCACTACGCGGCCAGACGCCTGCTCAAGCTCCCCGGAGCCAAGCTGCTCAGCCAACGCCCCTTTGCCAATGAATTCGCCCTGGTCCTGCCCAAGCCCGCCTATCATGTCATGGATCGCCTGACCCGGCGCGGATTTTTGCCCGGCTTTCCCCTGGGCCGCTACTATCCCGGCCTGGAAAACGTCCTGCTCATCGCCTGCACCGAAAAAAACACCCGCGAAGACATCGGCATCCTCAAGGAACTGCTGGGAGGCGCGTTATGA